The following coding sequences are from one uncultured Bacteroides sp. window:
- a CDS encoding threonine-phosphate decarboxylase, with product MINGHGDDSYTYQRKMVSNFSSNAYSGLDLSGLKSYLVERMEVISLYPEPEAYSLEKHLAEKLNLQTGEVCVTNGATEAIYLIAQAFKGSVSGICMPTFSEYADACCIHGHRTCSLYDLKEWNKDIQLIWLCNPNNPTGEVRNKEILSELIYRHPNTYFIIDQAYEDFTLEPLFTAAEAISFSNVVLLHSMTKRFSIPGLRLGYITAPENLLTHIRTQRMPWSVNALAIEAGMYFLKHSDDYPIDLSAYLQETARLSSALSSLGYLEVWPTDTHYMLVRLRMGKASALKDYLANEHGMLIRDASNFEGLDEGFFRIAVQTPAENDALVDAISQWIENG from the coding sequence ATGATTAACGGACATGGCGATGATTCATATACTTACCAACGAAAGATGGTTAGTAATTTTAGTTCTAATGCTTATTCAGGATTGGATCTGTCGGGGCTAAAAAGCTATCTGGTAGAACGTATGGAGGTTATTTCTCTTTATCCTGAACCGGAAGCTTACTCTTTAGAAAAACATTTGGCTGAGAAGCTAAACTTACAAACCGGTGAGGTTTGTGTCACGAATGGCGCCACAGAAGCCATTTATCTCATAGCGCAAGCTTTTAAAGGTTCTGTTTCAGGTATTTGTATGCCTACTTTTAGTGAGTATGCAGATGCATGTTGTATTCATGGACACCGTACTTGCTCTTTATATGATCTCAAAGAGTGGAACAAGGATATTCAGTTGATATGGTTATGTAATCCAAATAATCCTACGGGAGAAGTGCGAAATAAGGAAATATTATCCGAACTGATCTACCGACATCCCAATACCTATTTTATTATTGATCAGGCTTATGAAGATTTTACTTTAGAACCTTTATTTACCGCTGCTGAAGCTATTTCATTTTCTAATGTTGTGTTGCTCCATTCTATGACTAAACGTTTCTCTATTCCCGGTTTAAGATTAGGATATATAACGGCACCGGAAAATCTACTGACTCATATTCGGACACAGCGCATGCCTTGGTCGGTCAATGCTTTAGCCATTGAAGCAGGAATGTATTTTTTGAAACATAGTGATGACTACCCGATAGATCTTTCCGCTTATCTTCAAGAAACAGCCCGATTATCATCGGCACTCAGCTCTTTGGGTTATCTTGAAGTATGGCCTACAGATACCCACTATATGCTCGTTCGCCTGCGTATGGGGAAGGCTTCCGCACTGAAAGATTATTTAGCCAATGAGCATGGCATGCTTATTCGGGATGCGTCTAATTTTGAAGGATTAGATGAGGGCTTTTTTCGTATTGCCGTACAAACACCCGCAGAAAATGATGCTTTGGTTGATGCTATTTCCCAATGGATTGAAAACGGATAG
- a CDS encoding sigma 54-interacting transcriptional regulator, which yields MLRTCPMCEQDCEAKQELDFLMEIGNELSKSSIDLNSIIRLLKRQLNATCVILTLINRNTNKLFVEESYGPFEQDFSKLTYELGEGIIGKVVQSGEAKIIRSISESKEFLNKLHFPLKANNKDISFICIPVKEKGKVIGALSVHKVYFGAPDFKNNVQLLTIISSMIARTARRRYECREEINSLKRENTELRKAINEQSYPNIEGNSSKLKEVFALIQSVSPTDTTVLIRGESGVGKELIADAIHYNSTRKNKSYIKVNCAALPESLIESELFGHEKGAFTGADSQRIGRFEAAHGGTIFLDEFGDIPSNVQVKLLRVIQQREIERLGSTKPIKINVRIICATNKNLEKLIEEGCFREDLYYRINVFPVYIPPLRERLHDIPALADHFVTKFNERNNRNIKRITASAIDCLMVYHWPGNIRELENCIERACILSVDDVIHTNNLPPSLQNAVSSQTKSHGTLDTILGKIEQQVIQDTLLSTNGNLVKAAIQLGVTERIMGLRIRKYNIEPKRFKFKNNAT from the coding sequence ATGCTTCGAACATGCCCGATGTGCGAACAAGACTGCGAAGCTAAGCAAGAGTTAGATTTTCTTATGGAAATAGGAAATGAACTATCAAAAAGCAGTATAGATCTTAACAGTATCATCAGGCTTCTCAAAAGACAATTAAACGCAACCTGTGTTATCCTTACTCTAATTAATCGTAATACAAACAAATTGTTTGTAGAAGAATCTTACGGTCCTTTTGAACAAGATTTCAGCAAATTAACGTATGAACTTGGAGAGGGAATCATTGGGAAGGTTGTGCAAAGTGGTGAGGCTAAAATAATCCGCAGCATATCCGAATCTAAAGAATTTTTAAACAAACTGCACTTTCCGCTAAAAGCAAATAATAAAGACATTTCTTTTATTTGTATACCTGTTAAAGAGAAAGGGAAAGTTATTGGTGCGTTGAGCGTACATAAGGTCTATTTTGGTGCTCCAGACTTTAAGAATAATGTGCAACTGCTCACCATTATCAGTTCGATGATAGCACGCACAGCACGTAGAAGATATGAATGCCGGGAAGAGATTAATTCTTTAAAGAGAGAGAATACTGAACTCAGAAAAGCTATCAATGAACAATCTTACCCTAATATTGAAGGAAATTCCAGCAAACTAAAAGAGGTTTTTGCTCTCATTCAAAGTGTATCGCCTACTGATACTACCGTATTGATCCGGGGAGAAAGCGGGGTAGGAAAAGAATTGATTGCAGATGCAATACATTACAATAGTACTCGAAAAAACAAATCATACATCAAAGTCAATTGTGCCGCTTTGCCTGAAAGCTTGATAGAAAGCGAACTCTTCGGACATGAAAAAGGTGCTTTCACCGGTGCTGATTCTCAACGAATAGGACGTTTTGAGGCTGCTCATGGAGGAACAATCTTTTTGGATGAGTTTGGTGATATACCATCTAATGTTCAAGTGAAGCTATTAAGAGTCATACAACAACGTGAGATAGAACGTCTAGGAAGTACTAAACCTATTAAAATTAATGTGAGAATTATTTGTGCTACGAATAAAAATCTGGAGAAGTTAATTGAAGAAGGCTGTTTCCGTGAAGACTTGTATTACCGCATCAACGTGTTTCCTGTTTATATTCCACCATTACGTGAGCGTTTACACGATATTCCTGCTTTAGCAGATCACTTCGTCACTAAATTCAACGAGAGGAATAACCGGAATATCAAACGCATCACAGCTTCAGCCATTGATTGCTTGATGGTCTACCATTGGCCGGGAAATATCCGTGAATTAGAAAACTGCATAGAAAGAGCTTGTATTCTTAGTGTAGATGACGTAATACATACTAACAACCTGCCCCCTAGCCTACAGAATGCAGTTTCCAGCCAAACAAAATCTCATGGTACGCTTGATACCATATTAGGAAAAATAGAACAGCAAGTCATTCAAGATACATTGCTATCTACCAATGGAAATTTAGTAAAAGCAGCCATACAATTAGGGGTAACGGAAAGAATTATGGGACTTAGAATACGAAAATATAATATTGAACCTAAAAGATTTAAATTTAAAAACAATGCAACTTAA
- a CDS encoding GNAT family N-acetyltransferase → MQLKIEQPDLEICDFTNAKHCSALCNLINEYIADPMGGGEALTERQKLRLLDGLESHPKAIVLFVLVESQIAGVINAFMNFSTFKCKPMINIHDVFVSKLHRGKGLGRKLIQGIEAIARNNDCGKITLEVRHDNEAARQLYSSEGFEDGDTPMFFWTKQLLK, encoded by the coding sequence ATGCAACTTAAGATTGAACAACCAGATTTAGAAATATGTGATTTTACCAACGCTAAACATTGCTCTGCTTTATGCAATTTAATCAACGAATACATCGCTGATCCTATGGGAGGAGGTGAAGCACTTACCGAGCGACAAAAGCTTCGCCTGCTTGACGGATTAGAATCTCATCCTAAAGCAATTGTACTATTCGTACTCGTAGAGAGTCAGATAGCAGGAGTAATTAATGCTTTTATGAATTTCTCTACTTTCAAATGCAAACCAATGATCAATATTCATGATGTGTTTGTAAGCAAGCTCCATCGTGGAAAAGGTCTCGGAAGAAAACTAATTCAAGGCATTGAGGCAATAGCACGTAACAATGATTGTGGAAAAATTACTCTTGAAGTACGCCATGATAATGAAGCTGCCCGGCAACTTTATAGTTCTGAAGGCTTCGAAGACGGAGATACACCCATGTTTTTCTGGACAAAACAACTTTTAAAATAG
- a CDS encoding RNA-binding protein has product MNIYIGNLSYRVRESDLRQVMEEYGTVDSVKLIVDRDTKKSKGFAFVEMPDDGEANQVIKELNGAEYEGRQMVVKEALPRK; this is encoded by the coding sequence ATGAACATTTACATTGGAAACCTAAGCTATCGTGTTAGGGAATCAGATTTGAGACAAGTTATGGAAGAATACGGAACAGTTGATTCTGTAAAATTGATCGTTGACCGTGATACAAAAAAGTCTAAAGGATTTGCGTTTGTAGAGATGCCTGATGATGGCGAAGCTAATCAGGTTATCAAAGAACTGAACGGTGCTGAATACGAAGGCCGTCAGATGGTAGTTAAAGAGGCTTTACCTCGCAAGTAA
- a CDS encoding heavy metal translocating P-type ATPase, which translates to MSNCSCCHSEPDVCNETLEPSGIKIYLPILLSSLLLLIGIIAAQTDFLFFHNERVRIVWYLLAYLPVGLPVLKEAIEGISKKDLFNEFTLMSLATLGAFYIGEYPEGVAVMLFYAVGEIFQDKAVGKARRSITALLDVRPKTARLVTSEIVDTVCVSQIKVGDTLEVRVGERVPFDGNLLDDKSAAFNTSALTGESVPRTIYSGEEVLAGMIATEKVIRIRVNKPYDQSSLSKMLELVQHAAKNKAPAELFIRKFARIYTPVVTGLALLIVLLPALYTQINPSFAYDFNDWLYRGLVFLVVSCPCALVISVPLGYFGGIGAASRHGILFKGSNYLDAISRLNMIVFDKTGTLTKGVFEVQDIVCTENITEERLLTVIASAEAQSNHPIAQAIEKKAKEKGIAYEKVSNTKELAGYGLKTKINSQEVLVGNVKLLDKEKVLYPSALKQVTDTIVVCSIAGSYVGHLTLADSPKEDVRDTIEKLKILNIHNTVILSGDKQVIVNRLAANYNIPTAIGDLLPEEKVRYMEELKSKGDNKIAFVGDGMNDAPVLALSDVGIAMGGLGSDVAIETADVVIQTDQPSKVPTAILIGRATQTIIKQNITLAFGIKILILALGVGGLATLWEAVFADVGVALLAILNAVRIQRMHFK; encoded by the coding sequence ATGTCAAATTGTAGTTGTTGTCACTCAGAACCGGATGTTTGCAATGAAACGCTAGAACCATCAGGTATAAAAATCTATTTACCGATATTGTTATCTTCTCTATTATTACTAATAGGAATTATTGCCGCACAAACTGATTTTCTTTTCTTTCACAATGAAAGAGTACGCATAGTGTGGTATCTACTAGCCTATCTTCCTGTTGGGCTTCCCGTATTGAAGGAGGCCATAGAAGGTATTAGTAAAAAAGACTTATTCAACGAATTCACGCTAATGAGTTTGGCTACTTTAGGAGCATTTTATATAGGTGAATACCCCGAAGGAGTGGCAGTTATGTTATTTTATGCTGTTGGAGAAATTTTTCAAGATAAAGCAGTAGGGAAAGCAAGAAGAAGCATTACAGCTTTGTTAGATGTACGCCCCAAAACAGCTAGACTCGTTACAAGTGAGATCGTAGATACAGTCTGTGTGTCTCAAATAAAAGTCGGAGATACTTTAGAAGTAAGAGTAGGCGAACGTGTACCATTTGACGGTAATTTGTTAGACGACAAGAGTGCTGCTTTTAATACTTCGGCATTGACCGGAGAAAGTGTACCCCGCACTATTTATTCAGGTGAAGAAGTATTAGCCGGCATGATTGCAACGGAAAAAGTAATAAGGATAAGGGTGAACAAACCTTACGATCAAAGTAGCTTGTCGAAAATGTTGGAATTAGTGCAGCATGCAGCTAAAAACAAAGCTCCTGCCGAACTTTTTATACGTAAGTTTGCACGCATATATACTCCGGTAGTGACTGGTTTAGCATTGCTTATTGTTCTACTTCCTGCACTATATACACAGATTAACCCTTCATTTGCCTATGATTTCAATGATTGGTTATATCGCGGACTCGTCTTTTTGGTTGTCTCCTGCCCTTGCGCTTTAGTAATCAGTGTACCACTTGGTTATTTTGGCGGCATCGGAGCAGCTTCCAGACATGGCATATTATTTAAAGGAAGTAATTATCTCGACGCCATATCCCGCTTAAATATGATTGTATTTGATAAAACAGGAACGCTAACCAAAGGAGTTTTCGAGGTGCAAGATATTGTTTGTACAGAGAATATCACGGAAGAAAGATTGCTTACTGTCATTGCATCCGCAGAAGCTCAAAGCAATCACCCTATTGCCCAAGCCATAGAGAAAAAAGCCAAAGAGAAAGGAATCGCTTATGAAAAAGTGAGTAACACCAAAGAACTAGCAGGATATGGCTTGAAAACGAAAATAAATTCACAAGAAGTATTAGTAGGTAACGTAAAATTGTTGGATAAAGAAAAAGTCCTTTATCCATCTGCCTTAAAACAGGTCACAGATACGATTGTGGTTTGCTCGATAGCAGGCTCTTATGTAGGTCATCTAACTTTAGCTGACAGTCCCAAAGAGGATGTTCGCGATACGATTGAAAAGTTGAAAATACTAAATATTCATAATACCGTGATCTTATCAGGAGATAAGCAGGTTATTGTTAATAGATTAGCCGCAAATTATAATATACCTACGGCTATCGGTGATTTGCTTCCTGAAGAAAAAGTCAGATACATGGAAGAGTTAAAATCTAAAGGAGACAATAAAATAGCTTTTGTGGGTGATGGTATGAATGATGCACCGGTGCTTGCTTTAAGTGATGTAGGTATTGCCATGGGAGGTTTAGGTAGTGATGTTGCTATTGAAACGGCTGATGTAGTGATTCAAACAGATCAACCATCAAAGGTGCCAACAGCCATACTCATAGGAAGAGCAACTCAGACTATCATAAAGCAGAATATAACTCTTGCCTTTGGGATAAAAATATTGATATTAGCACTAGGCGTGGGTGGACTGGCTACATTGTGGGAAGCGGTTTTTGCAGATGTAGGAGTAGCATTACTTGCTATACTTAATGCGGTTAGAATTCAACGGATGCATTTTAAATGA
- a CDS encoding CatA-like O-acetyltransferase — protein sequence MKHVIDGSFGINDCVPKISVGKYFSVEKQILLPVSITVNHSLMDGYHIGLFVERLNYELKEV from the coding sequence ATGAAACATGTTATAGATGGTAGTTTTGGAATAAACGATTGCGTACCCAAAATTTCTGTTGGTAAATATTTCTCTGTTGAAAAACAGATACTACTTCCCGTATCTATTACTGTTAATCATTCATTAATGGACGGATATCATATCGGACTATTTGTGGAGAGATTAAATTATGAGTTGAAAGAGGTTTAA
- a CDS encoding cobyric acid synthase: MKSTEILSPIMFAGTGSDVGKSIIAAAFCRIFHQDGYHPAPFKAQNMALNSYATPEGLEIGRAQAVQAEAAGVKCSTDMNPLLLKPSSDHTSQVVLHGKPIGNQHAYDYFRKEGREELRREVCQAFDRLSRVYNPIVMEGAGSISEINLRDSDLVNMPMAQHAGANVILVADIDRGGVFASVYGSIMLQREEDRRRIKGILINKFRGDIRLFEPGIKMLEDLCDIPVVGVIPYYKDIHIEEEDSVVLHTKNMQAEKGKVNVAVVLLRHLSNFTDFNVLEREPRVHLFYTNNTDEIMKANIILLPGSKSTLDDLYELRRNGVAQAIIRAHREGATVMGICGGFQMMGQEICDPEHVEGDIERLPGLGLLPVSTTMQGDKVTKQVEFTFRNDVTVCKGYEIHMGATSVLEKEKISPLNTLSDGRSDGYFVDSTCMGTYIHGILDNAAFIDFLLEPFASKMKETAFDYQTFKEEQYDKLAEHVRKHVNIPLIYQIMRNND, encoded by the coding sequence ATGAAATCTACAGAGATATTATCTCCCATTATGTTTGCGGGCACCGGCAGTGACGTAGGTAAAAGCATTATTGCTGCTGCTTTCTGTCGCATTTTTCATCAGGATGGCTATCATCCGGCACCATTCAAAGCACAGAATATGGCTTTGAATTCGTATGCTACTCCGGAGGGCTTGGAGATAGGAAGAGCGCAAGCGGTACAAGCTGAAGCCGCGGGTGTTAAATGTTCTACGGATATGAATCCTCTGTTGCTAAAACCATCATCTGATCATACTTCTCAAGTAGTGCTGCATGGTAAACCGATTGGTAATCAACATGCGTATGATTATTTTAGAAAAGAAGGACGAGAAGAGCTTCGCAGAGAGGTTTGCCAAGCTTTCGATCGACTGAGTAGGGTATATAACCCGATTGTCATGGAGGGTGCCGGAAGCATTTCAGAGATAAACTTGCGTGACAGTGATTTAGTCAATATGCCTATGGCGCAGCATGCCGGAGCAAATGTGATATTGGTTGCAGACATTGACCGTGGTGGAGTTTTTGCCAGTGTCTATGGCTCTATCATGCTACAGCGTGAGGAAGACAGAAGACGTATCAAAGGTATTCTTATTAATAAATTCCGGGGAGATATCCGTTTGTTTGAACCGGGAATAAAAATGCTTGAAGACTTATGTGATATTCCTGTAGTAGGGGTGATACCGTATTATAAAGACATTCATATAGAAGAAGAAGACTCAGTGGTGTTGCATACAAAAAATATGCAGGCTGAAAAAGGTAAGGTGAATGTGGCTGTGGTGCTTTTGCGTCATTTGTCTAATTTCACGGATTTCAATGTCTTGGAGAGAGAGCCTCGGGTTCATCTGTTTTATACAAACAATACGGATGAAATCATGAAAGCCAATATTATTTTACTTCCGGGCAGTAAAAGTACGTTAGATGATTTGTACGAGTTACGTCGCAATGGAGTGGCTCAGGCTATTATTAGGGCGCATCGTGAAGGGGCCACAGTGATGGGTATTTGTGGCGGATTTCAGATGATGGGACAGGAAATTTGTGATCCTGAACATGTGGAGGGAGATATAGAACGACTTCCTGGTCTTGGATTGTTGCCTGTATCCACAACAATGCAAGGTGATAAGGTGACAAAGCAAGTAGAGTTTACTTTTAGAAATGATGTGACTGTTTGCAAGGGTTATGAGATTCACATGGGCGCTACCTCTGTGTTGGAAAAAGAAAAAATCTCTCCACTTAACACTCTTTCAGATGGACGATCAGATGGTTATTTTGTAGACTCTACGTGTATGGGGACATATATTCACGGGATATTGGATAATGCCGCTTTTATTGATTTCTTATTAGAACCTTTTGCTTCTAAAATGAAGGAAACAGCTTTTGATTACCAAACTTTCAAAGAAGAACAATATGACAAGCTCGCTGAACATGTGCGTAAACATGTAAATATACCACTTATTTACCAAATAATGAGGAATAATGATTAA
- a CDS encoding alginate export family protein, whose amino-acid sequence MKGFRKGKTDKIMTAVALLFLATTLASAQELSINAELRPRAEYRSGYSTPITDAISPGGFMLQRTRLGFEFQNAYMKTHLTIQDARTFGESAITSEPVAPSGALSVYEAWAEVVLIPGGTVTIGRQTFKYDDYRLFSASNWSNTGKAHDAVLFKYQLDDSFKGHLAFAYNNDKAISKETVYSGAATYRYMGMLWMSKKLSEGLLLSAILLDEGMQNKTTNAEGTTTYGSKVDMYHRYTTGGNLKYLKKGCPFDFLATAYFQFGKTTATKDLNASLFALKTNYTFHPSIKATLGIDLYSGDDGKNARKSKTFNWLYGGPHCFNGSMDYWSASLPVAGLMDTYARLSGKVTPKLSYDVQCHVFHTAKELEYNNTKQGKSLGSDLDLKLCYKMNPSVLIEGGWSTYFLSDNSRYLKLKSADAKSRTPNWAYISLSIKPETFKIKL is encoded by the coding sequence ATGAAAGGGTTTAGAAAAGGTAAAACGGACAAAATTATGACTGCTGTAGCGTTATTGTTTTTGGCAACAACGCTGGCATCTGCACAGGAATTAAGTATCAATGCGGAACTTAGACCAAGAGCGGAATATCGCAGTGGCTATAGTACCCCAATAACAGATGCTATAAGTCCAGGTGGTTTTATGTTGCAACGTACAAGATTAGGTTTCGAATTTCAAAATGCGTATATGAAAACCCATCTGACAATTCAGGATGCGCGTACTTTTGGTGAAAGTGCAATCACCTCCGAACCTGTGGCTCCATCGGGAGCACTATCGGTTTATGAAGCTTGGGCGGAAGTTGTATTAATACCCGGAGGAACTGTTACTATTGGTAGACAGACTTTTAAATATGACGACTATCGTTTGTTCTCTGCTTCTAATTGGAGCAATACGGGTAAAGCGCATGATGCAGTGTTATTTAAATATCAATTGGATGATAGTTTTAAAGGACATTTGGCTTTTGCTTATAATAACGATAAAGCTATATCAAAAGAAACGGTTTATTCCGGAGCTGCTACTTATCGGTATATGGGGATGCTCTGGATGTCTAAGAAACTTTCAGAAGGACTACTTCTTTCTGCTATTTTGCTAGATGAAGGGATGCAGAATAAAACTACCAATGCGGAAGGTACTACTACTTATGGTTCTAAAGTGGATATGTATCACCGATATACTACAGGAGGTAATCTTAAATATCTAAAGAAAGGATGTCCGTTTGATTTTCTTGCTACTGCTTATTTCCAATTTGGTAAGACTACGGCTACTAAAGACCTAAATGCTTCGCTTTTTGCTTTGAAAACTAATTATACTTTTCATCCTTCAATCAAGGCTACGTTGGGAATTGACTTGTATTCGGGTGATGATGGAAAAAATGCTAGAAAAAGTAAAACGTTCAATTGGTTGTACGGGGGGCCTCACTGTTTTAATGGCAGCATGGATTATTGGTCGGCTTCTTTGCCTGTAGCCGGATTGATGGATACGTATGCCAGATTATCAGGCAAGGTTACTCCAAAACTATCTTATGACGTTCAATGTCATGTGTTTCATACAGCTAAGGAGTTGGAATATAATAATACTAAACAAGGCAAATCACTTGGCTCTGATCTTGATTTAAAACTCTGTTATAAAATGAATCCTTCAGTTTTAATAGAAGGAGGTTGGAGTACTTACTTCTTATCGGATAATAGCAGATATCTAAAATTAAAATCAGCAGATGCAAAATCGCGTACTCCAAACTGGGCTTATATTTCGTTGAGTATAAAACCGGAGACTTTTAAAATTAAACTATAA
- the modA gene encoding molybdate ABC transporter substrate-binding protein: protein MRKGSLLIIFMLISITICAQNVIKVAAAANLRNVFSEIKTNYEKENPTVKIDVTFGSSGSLVQQILNGAAYDFFMAADKNFPLKLETKGVTYGKVSTYAYGKLVLWSSTIDVNKGIDVLKESAVKRIGIAKPETAPYGDRAVELLKKQGLFEQFKTKIVYGDNISATAQYAFTGNVEVGFIALSLAMAPEMAGKGKYYVIPQDMYTPIEQACVLIKKSTRSVATEKFMKYVLGHSCDALWKKYGYSK from the coding sequence ATGAGAAAAGGTTCTTTATTAATCATTTTTATGCTGATAAGCATTACGATCTGTGCGCAAAACGTAATAAAAGTGGCAGCAGCAGCTAATTTGAGAAATGTATTTAGTGAAATAAAAACAAATTATGAGAAAGAGAATCCGACAGTAAAAATTGATGTGACATTCGGTAGTTCCGGGAGTTTGGTACAGCAGATATTAAATGGTGCCGCATATGATTTTTTCATGGCGGCTGATAAAAATTTCCCTCTGAAACTGGAAACCAAAGGCGTTACCTATGGTAAGGTATCAACTTATGCCTATGGTAAGCTTGTTTTATGGAGTTCTACTATTGACGTAAACAAAGGAATAGACGTACTTAAAGAAAGTGCCGTAAAGCGTATAGGTATTGCTAAACCAGAAACAGCACCTTATGGTGATAGAGCGGTGGAATTACTCAAAAAGCAGGGACTCTTTGAGCAGTTTAAAACTAAGATTGTGTATGGAGATAATATTTCGGCAACAGCTCAATATGCTTTTACGGGGAATGTGGAGGTGGGCTTTATAGCTCTTTCTTTGGCTATGGCACCTGAAATGGCAGGTAAGGGAAAATATTATGTGATCCCTCAGGACATGTATACTCCGATTGAACAGGCTTGTGTGTTAATAAAAAAATCTACACGTAGTGTTGCTACTGAAAAGTTTATGAAGTATGTACTCGGACACAGTTGTGATGCGTTATGGAAGAAGTATGGTTATTCTAAATAA
- the cbiB gene encoding adenosylcobinamide-phosphate synthase CbiB, whose amino-acid sequence MLDKLLGDPVFLPHPVVAFGKLISIGEKLLNRGSHRILKGGLLSLILIALVYFLCFFMMKIAMDINDYLAWGVGAVSVFFCLAGTTLIKEVRMVFEALDRSLEEGRKQVGRIVGRNTDELTEQEVRTAALETLAENLSDGVIAPIFWYLLLGVPGMFAYKMINTLDSMIAYKTARYFYFGRIAAYIDDVANYIPARITAFLMLSVSGNFSIVPLIAFIRHHGRRHASPNSGYPEAALAGILNCRFGGPHHYFGELISKPYIGINERILNTDDMKTAVRINRRVELVMVVVVQILILYSFG is encoded by the coding sequence ATGCTTGATAAGTTATTGGGAGATCCCGTTTTTCTTCCTCATCCGGTAGTGGCTTTCGGTAAACTTATATCCATTGGTGAGAAACTGCTTAACAGAGGGAGTCATCGCATCTTGAAAGGAGGATTATTATCCCTTATTTTAATAGCTTTGGTTTATTTTCTTTGCTTCTTTATGATGAAAATAGCGATGGATATAAATGATTATCTAGCTTGGGGAGTAGGTGCTGTTAGTGTCTTTTTCTGCTTAGCTGGTACAACGCTGATAAAGGAAGTTCGGATGGTGTTCGAAGCTTTAGATCGTTCTTTAGAAGAGGGAAGGAAACAGGTAGGGCGTATCGTAGGTCGTAATACAGATGAACTTACTGAACAAGAAGTACGTACGGCAGCACTTGAAACTTTAGCTGAGAATTTAAGTGATGGAGTAATAGCTCCTATATTCTGGTACTTATTGTTAGGTGTGCCCGGTATGTTTGCTTATAAAATGATCAATACGCTTGATTCGATGATAGCCTATAAGACTGCTCGTTATTTTTACTTTGGTCGTATTGCCGCTTACATAGATGATGTAGCTAATTATATACCTGCCCGCATTACTGCTTTTTTGATGCTTTCAGTTAGTGGTAATTTCTCTATAGTCCCTTTGATTGCATTCATCCGGCATCATGGTCGCAGACATGCCAGCCCTAATTCCGGGTATCCTGAGGCTGCTCTTGCCGGTATCTTGAATTGTCGTTTCGGAGGTCCGCATCATTATTTCGGGGAGTTAATATCCAAGCCTTATATTGGTATAAATGAGCGGATACTAAATACAGATGATATGAAGACTGCTGTTCGTATTAACCGCCGTGTTGAGTTGGTGATGGTTGTTGTTGTGCAAATTCTCATCCTTTATTCGTTCGGATAA
- a CDS encoding transcriptional repressor, whose product MDIYLERLKRRDIKPTAIRILTLKGIMKFERAFSLTDLENLLDTVDKSTLFRTLTLFLNHHLIHCIDDGSGSLKYSLCANECDCSVDDLHSHFYCVKCHKTFCLRDIPIPVVTLPEGFTLQSINYVLKGICSDCEKHLQASANEK is encoded by the coding sequence ATGGATATTTATCTGGAACGATTGAAAAGAAGAGATATAAAACCTACTGCCATACGCATATTAACCTTAAAAGGCATTATGAAGTTTGAACGCGCATTTAGCTTAACTGATCTGGAAAACCTATTAGATACAGTAGATAAATCTACCCTATTCCGTACATTGACATTATTTCTCAATCATCACCTGATTCATTGTATAGACGATGGATCAGGCTCTTTAAAATATTCATTGTGTGCGAATGAATGTGACTGTTCAGTCGATGATCTTCACTCTCACTTTTATTGCGTTAAATGCCATAAAACTTTTTGCTTAAGAGATATTCCCATACCCGTAGTAACTTTGCCCGAAGGCTTTACGCTCCAAAGCATTAACTATGTGCTTAAAGGAATTTGCAGTGATTGTGAAAAGCATTTGCAAGCATCGGCAAACGAAAAGTAA